From Streptomyces sp. SCSIO 75703:
CGCGGACCCCGTGTCACACTCGTCGCATGCGCGTGTATCTCGGCTCCGACCATGCGGGCTACGAACTCAAGAACCACCTCGTCGAATGGCTGAAGGCGGCGGGCCACGAGCCCGTCGACTGCGGACCGCACCTCTACGACGCCCAGGACGACTACCCGCCCTTCTGCCTCCGCGCCGCCGAGAAGACGGCCGCGGACCCCGGCTCGCTCGGCATCGTGATCGGCGGCTCCGGCAACGGCGAGCAGATCGCCGCCAACAAGGTCAAGGGCGTCCGCGCCGCGCTCGCCTGGAGCGAGGAGACCGCCGCCCTCGGCCGGCAGCACAACGACGCCAACGTGGTCGCGGTCGGCGCCCGCATGCACAGCCAGGAGGAGGCGACGAAGTTCGTCGAGACCTTCCTCGGCACGCCCTTCTCCGGCGACGAGCGGCACGTCCGCCGCATCGACATGCTCTCCGCCTACGAGACCACGGGCGACCTCCCCCCGATCCCCCCGCACCACCCGCAGCGGTAACCACCGGCGGCGACCGCCGACGCACGCGGCCCCGGGGCGCCCGCCCCGGGCAGCCGCGCCCGCCCCGGCGCCCCGCGGCGGCCTCCGCGGCCGGGCGCCCGCTCCGGCGCCCCGCGGCGCCGGCGGACCGCGCCCGAGCGCCCGCCGGACGGGCCGGGCCGGGCGGAGCAGGCCGGCCGGGACGCACCCGGCAGAGGAAGGCCGGGCCGCCGAGACGGACCGGACCGGGCGGGACCGGGCCGGACCGGGCCGGACCGGGCACAGAAAGGACGACGTCCGTGCCGGAAGGGCACACCATCCACCGGCTGGCGGAGGACTGCGCCGCCGCCTTCGCCGGCACCACCGTGCGCGTCACCAGCCCCCAGGGCAAGTTCAGCGACGCCGCCGCCCTGCTCACCGGCACCGTCCTGCGCACCGCCGACGCCCACGGCAAGCACCTCTTCCTCGGCTTCGGCGGCGGCGACGACGGCTTCGACGGCGACGGCGCAGCCGACTGGATACACATCCACCTCGGCCTCTTCGGCAAGGTCACCTTCGGCGCCACCACCGGCGAACCGCCCCGTCCGGCGCCGCCCACCGACACCGTCCGCCTGCGCCTGGCCAACACCACCACCTGGCTCGACCTGCGCGGCCCCACCACCTGCGCCCTGATCACCCCGGCCGGGAAACAGGCCGTCCACGACCGGCTCGGCCCCGACCCGCTGCGCCCCCACGACGCGGACCCCGGCGCCGCCTACGCCCGCGTATCCCGCAGCCGCACCACCATCGCCGCCCTGCTCATGGACCAGAAGGTCGTCTCCGGCGTCGGCAACGTCTACCGCGCCGAGGTCCTCTTCCGGCACGGCATCGACCCCTACCGGCCCGGCCGTTCCCTCACCCGCGCCACATGGGACGCCCTCTGGCACGACCTGGCCGGCCTCATGCGCGAAGGAGTCCGCCTCAACCGCATCGACACCGTCCGCCCCGAGCACACCCCCGAGGCGATGGGCCGCCCGCCCCGCGTCGACGACCACGGCGGCGAGGTCTACGTCTACCGCCGGGCCGGCCTCCCCTGCCACCTGTGCGGCGACGAGGTCCGCACCGCCGGGCTCGCCGCCCGCAACCTCTTCTGGTGTCCCACCTGCCAACGCTCCTGACGCCCCGTCAGGACCCGTGCGCCCGGCGCGAAGCCGTACCCCCGGCCTCCCGTTTTCTCCCCTCGCCCGTCCGCCGGGCCGGTACCGTCTTGGGCCAGGGGGGCCGCGACCACCGGGGCCCGCGACAGAGCGAGGCGACATCCGCCGGCCGGCCGCCGGAGGACCGCCGGTGACGTGCAGGGTGAGCCGGGCTCGGACGGGGGACAACCAGGACCTCCCGTACCGAGCGGCCGGTCCGATGGATAGGGTCCCGAACTGATGGCAGCAGGACGACAGCGGCGCGCGGAAGCCGAGACGTTCACGGCCCGGTTGAAGAAGCAGTGGCACCGGGCCCGCGTCGGGCTGCGCCGATCCGCCGTCGACTACTTCCGCGGCGACGGCTCCGACTGGATCGCCCTGGCCGGACTGCTGCTGACGATCCCCGTGATCACGGCCACCACCATGATGAACTCGGTGTGGTTCTCCCCGGCCGCGCTGGTGCTGCCGATCGTCGCCGGCGGACTGCTGCTGCGCCCGGCCAGCCTGCTCGGCCTGTACGCGGCGGCGGCCACGGCGCTGATCGTCGAGTCGGTGCGCCTCGGCCCGTACACCGAGGGCCCCTCCCGCGTCACCCCCGGCGTGGTCCTGGTCGTCGCGGCCTGCGGATTCTTCGGCCTGCTGATCGCCCAGTTCCGCAGCCGCGTCGGCGTGCCCTGGCGGCGCGGCGGCACCATGCTCTTCGACCTGCGCGAACGCATCCGCGTCCAGAGCAAGCTGCCCACCCTGCCGGTGGGCTGGCACCGGGAGATGGCGCTGCGCCCGGCGGGCGGCCAGTCCTTCTCCGGCGACTTCGTCGTCGCCGCCCGCACCGGCGGCGGCCGGACGCTGGAGGTCGTCCTCACCGACGTCTCCGGCAAGGGCATGGACGCCGGCTCCCGCGCGCTGCTGCTCTCCGGCGCCTTCGGCGGACTGCTGGGCAGCCTGCCCCCGCACGCCTTCCTGCCCGCCGCCAACGGCTACCTGCTCCGCCAGGACTGGGACGAGGGCTTCGCCACCTCCATCCACCTCGTCCTCGACCTCGACTCGGGCGACTACGAGCTGTACTCCGCCGGGCACCCGCCGGGCCTCCAGCTCAGCGCCGGCACCGGCCGCTGGGAGGAGAAGTCCGCCGACGGCCCGCTGCTCGGCGTGTACGACGGCGCCCAGTTCGACCCGGTGAAGGGCTCCCTGCGCCCCGGGGACGTGCTGATGCTCTTCACCGACGGGCTGGTGGAGACCGCCGACCGGGACATCGCCGAGGGCATCGACCGGCTCACCGGCGAGGCCGACCGCTACGTCGCCGGAGGCTTCCACGGCGCGGCCTGGCACCTGATCGAGGCGGTCGCCAAGGACGTCAACGACGACCGGGCGCTGCTGCTGATCAGCCGCGAGGGCCCGTCCGCGGGGGCGCAGGCGCCGTTCGGCGACTGACCCCGGCCGGCCGGCGGGTGCCCGGCCCGGGGGCGCCGCCGGCCCCCTGGCACACTGGGGAGCGTGCGCCCCACCACCCCACCGCTCACCCCGGCCGAGGTCGAGACGCTGGCCCGCGAGGCCCACGCGGCCCAGACCGACAAGGCGGGCCGCCCCTACGCCGAGCACCTGCGGGCCGTCGCCGAGGGCGTCCGGCGCCGCGGCGGGGACGCCGACCAGATCGCCGCGGCCTGGCTGCACGACGCCGTGGAGGACGACGCCCTCAGCGAGGCGTGGCTCAACGGGGCCCCGCTGAGCCGGCGCACCAAGGACATCGTCCTCGCCCTCACCAGACGCCCGGGGGAGCCCCCGGAGGCGTACGCGGCCCGCGTCCTGGCCACGCCGGGCGCCGCGCTGGTCAAGGAGGCCGACCTCGCGCACAACGCGGACCCGGAGCGGCTCGCCCTCCTCGACGCGGCCACCCGCGCCCGGCTGACCGCGAAGTACGCGCGGATGCGCGCACTCCTCGGCCTGCCGGACCCGCGGGGCACCGGAGGGGGCCGGGACGGCCCGCCCGGCTAGGCCGAGACCTTCTCCCGGCGCTCCCCGGACGGCTCGCGCTCGGCGCGCTCGCGGGCCAGTTCGGCCGCGTCCCGGCGGAACGCCCACTCCATCCGCGGCTCCATCACGCAGCGCAGCGCCCGCCGCACCGGCGCCGTGCACATCAGGGTGACCGCCACCGCGGCCAGCACGGTCAGCGCGATCTCGCCGACCGGCCGGTGCAGGGCGGGGTGGGAGTACCAGTCGCCGATGTAGCCGGCCTTGATCAGGAATCCGTGCAGCAGGTAGCCGTACAGCGTGCCCGCGCCCAGCGCCGTGAACCACGTGTGGCGGCCCGGCACCCAGGCGAAGAAGCAGGCCGTCAGCAGCACCGAGCAGCCGAACAGCGCGAGGACCATCACCGGCCCGATCCACCAGGGGGCGCCCATGTCCTGCGCGGCGGAGTTGCGGTAGATCCAGCCCGCGTCCATGTTCGGCGACACGAACCAGCCGACCAGCAGGGCCGCCGCGAACACCGGCACCGACAGCACCCGCACCGCGCGGCGCCGCACCATGGTGAAGTGCTCGGGCCGCAGACACAGGCCCAGCACGAAGCACGGCAGGAACTGCAGCAGGCGCTGCATGCCGAGGTCGTAGCCGATCGACGGGGAGACCGACGCCAGCATGGCGACGACCAGCGAGACCGCGAGCGGTTGGCGGATCGTCTTCCACAGCGGGGTGGTCAGACGCCACACGAACAGCGCGCACAGGAACCAGGTCAGGTACCAGGGCGACATGAGGCTGATGTCGTGCCCCTCGTCCCCGGCGACGTAGCGCTGGAAGAGGGCGTAGGCGGTCTCGAAGACGACGTACGGGACGGCGACCCCGGTGACGAGCCGGCGCAGCCGGTCCGGCC
This genomic window contains:
- a CDS encoding ribose-5-phosphate isomerase, with translation MRVYLGSDHAGYELKNHLVEWLKAAGHEPVDCGPHLYDAQDDYPPFCLRAAEKTAADPGSLGIVIGGSGNGEQIAANKVKGVRAALAWSEETAALGRQHNDANVVAVGARMHSQEEATKFVETFLGTPFSGDERHVRRIDMLSAYETTGDLPPIPPHHPQR
- a CDS encoding DNA-formamidopyrimidine glycosylase family protein, translating into MPEGHTIHRLAEDCAAAFAGTTVRVTSPQGKFSDAAALLTGTVLRTADAHGKHLFLGFGGGDDGFDGDGAADWIHIHLGLFGKVTFGATTGEPPRPAPPTDTVRLRLANTTTWLDLRGPTTCALITPAGKQAVHDRLGPDPLRPHDADPGAAYARVSRSRTTIAALLMDQKVVSGVGNVYRAEVLFRHGIDPYRPGRSLTRATWDALWHDLAGLMREGVRLNRIDTVRPEHTPEAMGRPPRVDDHGGEVYVYRRAGLPCHLCGDEVRTAGLAARNLFWCPTCQRS
- a CDS encoding PP2C family protein-serine/threonine phosphatase; its protein translation is MAAGRQRRAEAETFTARLKKQWHRARVGLRRSAVDYFRGDGSDWIALAGLLLTIPVITATTMMNSVWFSPAALVLPIVAGGLLLRPASLLGLYAAAATALIVESVRLGPYTEGPSRVTPGVVLVVAACGFFGLLIAQFRSRVGVPWRRGGTMLFDLRERIRVQSKLPTLPVGWHREMALRPAGGQSFSGDFVVAARTGGGRTLEVVLTDVSGKGMDAGSRALLLSGAFGGLLGSLPPHAFLPAANGYLLRQDWDEGFATSIHLVLDLDSGDYELYSAGHPPGLQLSAGTGRWEEKSADGPLLGVYDGAQFDPVKGSLRPGDVLMLFTDGLVETADRDIAEGIDRLTGEADRYVAGGFHGAAWHLIEAVAKDVNDDRALLLISREGPSAGAQAPFGD
- a CDS encoding HD domain-containing protein, with protein sequence MRPTTPPLTPAEVETLAREAHAAQTDKAGRPYAEHLRAVAEGVRRRGGDADQIAAAWLHDAVEDDALSEAWLNGAPLSRRTKDIVLALTRRPGEPPEAYAARVLATPGAALVKEADLAHNADPERLALLDAATRARLTAKYARMRALLGLPDPRGTGGGRDGPPG
- a CDS encoding acyltransferase family protein, whose translation is MTDTLPSQDRAAPSGARRDPFFDNAKYLAIVLVAMGHAWDPLNDDSRVIDTLYTVVYVFHMPAFIIISGYFSRSFDMRPDRLRRLVTGVAVPYVVFETAYALFQRYVAGDEGHDISLMSPWYLTWFLCALFVWRLTTPLWKTIRQPLAVSLVVAMLASVSPSIGYDLGMQRLLQFLPCFVLGLCLRPEHFTMVRRRAVRVLSVPVFAAALLVGWFVSPNMDAGWIYRNSAAQDMGAPWWIGPVMVLALFGCSVLLTACFFAWVPGRHTWFTALGAGTLYGYLLHGFLIKAGYIGDWYSHPALHRPVGEIALTVLAAVAVTLMCTAPVRRALRCVMEPRMEWAFRRDAAELARERAEREPSGERREKVSA